The following are encoded together in the Gordonia insulae genome:
- a CDS encoding M24 family metallopeptidase, with protein MAYRFSSDVYRNRLDRARKLTADAGLDALVVSTGPDLRYLTGSRADTFERLTALVVPADAAPRLVVARLELASVRDSAVADLGVDVADWVDGEDPYALALDGLPAQARLAVCDTMPALHVVPIAAHGGGTPVLATEVLRELRMIKDASEIAVLRQAGAAIDRVHARMGEWLRPGRTERAVADDIRAAILAEGHTEAAFIIVGSGPHGADPHHEFSDRVIECDDIVVIDIGGPVDPGYNSDSTRTYCFGRPPADVAEAYDVLQTAQRSALEVIRPGITAEQVDAAARDLLREHGLADRFIHRTGHGIGLSVHEEPYIVSGNDITLRPGMAFSVEPGVYFDGRWGARIEDIVVVTDEGCETLNNRPHELTVL; from the coding sequence ATGGCCTACCGGTTCTCCTCCGATGTCTATCGCAATCGCCTCGACCGGGCCCGGAAGCTCACTGCCGATGCGGGTCTCGACGCCCTCGTGGTGTCGACCGGTCCGGATCTGCGGTACCTCACCGGATCCCGCGCGGACACCTTCGAACGGCTGACAGCGCTGGTGGTTCCGGCGGATGCGGCCCCGCGTCTCGTGGTCGCGCGTCTGGAACTCGCCTCGGTCCGCGACTCGGCGGTCGCCGATCTCGGCGTCGACGTGGCCGACTGGGTGGACGGCGAGGATCCCTACGCGCTGGCGCTGGACGGTCTGCCCGCGCAGGCCAGGCTGGCCGTCTGCGACACGATGCCCGCGTTGCATGTGGTGCCGATCGCCGCACACGGTGGCGGCACCCCCGTGCTGGCCACCGAGGTACTACGCGAACTGCGGATGATCAAGGACGCCAGCGAGATAGCCGTCCTACGCCAGGCCGGGGCCGCGATCGACCGAGTGCACGCACGCATGGGTGAGTGGTTGCGTCCGGGGCGCACCGAGCGCGCGGTCGCCGACGACATCCGCGCCGCGATCCTCGCGGAGGGACACACCGAGGCGGCGTTCATCATCGTCGGTTCCGGGCCACATGGCGCCGACCCCCATCACGAGTTCTCCGACCGCGTCATCGAGTGCGACGACATCGTGGTCATCGACATCGGCGGTCCCGTCGACCCGGGTTACAACTCCGACTCCACCCGCACCTATTGCTTCGGCCGGCCACCTGCCGATGTGGCCGAGGCGTATGACGTGCTGCAGACGGCACAGCGCTCGGCGCTTGAGGTCATCCGGCCCGGCATCACCGCGGAACAGGTCGACGCCGCCGCCCGAGATCTTCTGCGCGAGCACGGGCTCGCCGATCGGTTCATCCACCGGACCGGTCACGGGATCGGGTTGTCGGTGCACGAGGAGCCCTACATCGTGAGTGGCAACGACATCACCTTGCGTCCGGGGATGGCGTTCAGTGTGGAACCGGGCGTCTATTTCGACGGTCGGTGGGGCGCCCGGATTGAGGACATCGTGGTGGTCACCGACGAGGGCTGCGAAACACTCAACAACCGTCCCCACGAACTGACGGTGCTCTGA
- a CDS encoding pyridoxamine 5'-phosphate oxidase family protein, with protein MTRTAADLGPGAVEFLAQRHLATLTTLRADGTPHAVAVGFTWDGEHGVARVITSDGNQKVRNVERGGYASVTNVDGPRWVTLEGPAVVSRDPERVQEAERRYAARYREPKPNPRRVVIEISVSRVMGSATLLG; from the coding sequence ATGACCCGCACTGCTGCCGATCTCGGCCCCGGCGCTGTCGAGTTCCTCGCACAGCGCCACCTCGCCACCTTGACCACCCTGCGTGCCGACGGCACCCCGCACGCCGTCGCCGTCGGGTTCACCTGGGACGGCGAGCACGGCGTGGCGCGGGTGATCACCTCCGACGGGAACCAGAAGGTGCGCAACGTCGAGCGGGGTGGCTACGCGTCGGTGACCAATGTCGACGGCCCCCGCTGGGTGACGTTGGAGGGCCCCGCCGTGGTCTCGCGTGATCCGGAGCGGGTGCAGGAGGCCGAACGCCGGTACGCGGCCCGATATCGCGAGCCGAAGCCGAATCCACGTCGCGTGGTGATCGAGATCAGCGTGTCGCGCGTGATGGGATCGGCGACCCTGCTCGGTTGA
- a CDS encoding SDR family NAD(P)-dependent oxidoreductase, translating into MSQRPPTTGTILLFGGRSEIGVAVARRLGTGRTVVLAARRPDDLVEQTATLVAAGATDVHTVAFDADDTDAHPALVKGLIERHGPIEAAIVAFGILGDQQRAETDVTHALQIAHTDYVAQISVLTPLAQALRAQGSGTIIVFSSVAGIRVRRANYVYASTKAGLDGFASGLSDALHGSGVRLLLARPGFVVGAMTRELMASGVRPAPFSVNADQVAEAVARAYRRGRGEVWIPGILRPVFVGMRLLPRAIWRRLPR; encoded by the coding sequence ATGTCCCAGCGACCACCGACGACCGGAACCATCCTGCTGTTCGGCGGCCGCAGTGAGATCGGCGTCGCCGTGGCCCGGCGACTCGGCACCGGTCGCACGGTGGTGTTGGCCGCCCGACGTCCCGACGACCTCGTGGAGCAGACGGCGACGTTGGTGGCCGCCGGGGCCACCGACGTCCACACCGTCGCCTTCGACGCCGACGACACCGATGCGCACCCGGCCCTCGTCAAGGGTCTGATCGAGCGTCACGGCCCGATCGAGGCGGCGATCGTGGCGTTCGGGATCCTCGGTGATCAGCAGCGCGCGGAAACCGACGTCACGCACGCCCTGCAGATCGCCCACACCGACTATGTGGCCCAGATCAGCGTGCTGACCCCGCTCGCCCAAGCGCTGCGTGCTCAGGGGTCGGGCACGATCATCGTCTTCTCGTCCGTGGCCGGGATCCGGGTGCGCCGGGCCAACTACGTGTACGCATCCACCAAGGCCGGACTCGACGGCTTCGCGAGCGGCCTGTCGGATGCCCTGCACGGCAGCGGTGTTCGGCTCCTGCTGGCGCGTCCAGGGTTCGTCGTCGGGGCGATGACCCGGGAACTCATGGCCTCCGGGGTACGCCCGGCGCCGTTCTCGGTGAACGCCGATCAGGTCGCCGAAGCGGTGGCCCGCGCCTATCGTCGCGGCCGCGGCGAGGTGTGGATTCCCGGCATCCTCCGGCCCGTGTTCGTGGGCATGCGGCTTCTGCCGCGCGCGATCTGGCGGCGGTTGCCACGATGA
- the cbiE gene encoding precorrin-6y C5,15-methyltransferase (decarboxylating) subunit CbiE: MSARFVVIGVGADGWDGLGRRARDELTGADVVYGSARQLALLPELTAERRPWASPMSAHLARVLDDDRSGIVHILASGDPMFHGVGTSIVRAVGADRVHVIPTVSSATLACARLGWDLADVAIVTTVTRDVDSVGDAITDGRDLLVLSRDQDTPEQLAELLIANGFGWSAMTVLEQLGGPDERIIRGVARTWAEPAGDPLNVVAISCVGPRRSRTPGRDDHEYDHDGQITKQPVRALTVSALAPSRRQLLWDIGSGSGSVAIEWLRAEATGRAIAFEQDATRSAQLLVNATRHGVHERLTVRGTAPEAFADTPDPDSIFIGGGLGEQLLTEAWAALPSGGRLVTNAVTLENQTLLAQWYGRQGGSLRRLSVETAAPLGTMTTWRPSLPIVQWAVDKP; the protein is encoded by the coding sequence ATGAGCGCCCGGTTCGTGGTGATCGGCGTCGGCGCAGACGGCTGGGACGGCCTCGGCCGACGCGCTCGCGATGAGCTGACCGGCGCCGACGTCGTCTACGGATCGGCGCGACAACTCGCCCTGCTGCCGGAACTCACCGCGGAGCGCCGACCGTGGGCCTCGCCGATGAGTGCCCACCTGGCGCGAGTCCTCGACGACGACCGATCGGGGATCGTGCACATCCTGGCCAGCGGCGATCCGATGTTTCATGGCGTGGGCACCTCCATCGTGCGTGCCGTCGGCGCGGATCGTGTGCACGTGATCCCGACGGTCTCGAGCGCCACCCTCGCGTGTGCGCGGCTCGGTTGGGATCTCGCCGACGTCGCGATCGTCACAACGGTGACCCGCGACGTCGATTCGGTCGGTGACGCGATCACCGACGGCCGCGATCTACTGGTCCTCAGCCGCGATCAGGACACGCCGGAACAACTCGCGGAGTTGTTGATCGCCAACGGGTTCGGCTGGTCGGCGATGACCGTCCTGGAGCAACTCGGCGGTCCGGACGAGCGCATCATCCGCGGTGTCGCGCGGACTTGGGCGGAGCCGGCCGGCGATCCGCTCAACGTCGTCGCGATCAGTTGCGTCGGGCCGCGCCGAAGCCGAACTCCGGGCCGCGACGATCACGAGTACGACCACGACGGCCAGATCACCAAACAGCCCGTCCGCGCGTTGACGGTGTCCGCGCTGGCGCCGAGCCGTCGACAACTCTTGTGGGACATCGGGTCCGGGTCCGGCAGCGTCGCGATCGAATGGCTTCGCGCCGAGGCGACGGGTCGGGCGATCGCGTTCGAGCAGGACGCGACCCGCAGCGCACAGCTCCTCGTCAACGCCACCCGCCACGGTGTGCACGAGCGGCTCACCGTGCGCGGTACGGCGCCGGAGGCGTTCGCGGACACACCCGATCCGGACTCGATCTTCATCGGTGGTGGCCTCGGTGAGCAGCTGCTCACCGAGGCCTGGGCGGCACTGCCGAGCGGCGGGCGATTGGTGACCAACGCGGTCACGCTGGAGAATCAGACGCTGCTCGCGCAATGGTATGGGCGACAGGGTGGTTCCCTTCGGCGCCTGTCGGTCGAGACGGCCGCGCCGCTGGGGACGATGACCACCTGGCGACCGTCACTGCCGATCGTCCAGTGGGCGGTGGACAAGCCATGA